One part of the Caldisalinibacter kiritimatiensis genome encodes these proteins:
- a CDS encoding Athe_2463 domain-containing protein: MKKKIISVLMVAVILSATIPLDFLQLNIDNKAKASGNTVILDDGRVVTLPPEVPTQITVKGNTYPINKELLTNSGITSVTNLDSGIAVYGTPEDVKNVYGNDYDSQSGEWRYLGFDINANKYSNPDFPLDADSGRSPSQKNWQSLDYIYKMNIEHPSPYYFSDKEQAGEWLQTMVWVRDIERGGKTPDEYDPIWLAEHFHILSPPTEYTAGLARGWHKTSVGRLWYETFVMPPSEKIEVPENPPSVTADFELKDEVYVYQDVGYKDTSYAEYSAIEYRKLTITGDNGYSNVIENQIQPDIRLTEGVYTFKLEV, translated from the coding sequence ATGAAAAAGAAAATTATTTCAGTATTAATGGTTGCAGTAATATTATCTGCAACCATTCCTTTAGATTTTCTACAACTAAATATTGATAACAAAGCAAAAGCTTCAGGTAACACAGTAATACTTGATGATGGCAGAGTAGTAACACTTCCTCCTGAAGTTCCTACTCAGATAACTGTTAAAGGCAATACATATCCTATAAATAAAGAGCTTTTAACCAATTCAGGAATAACATCTGTAACTAATCTTGATAGTGGAATAGCAGTATATGGAACTCCTGAAGATGTAAAAAATGTATATGGTAATGACTATGACAGTCAAAGTGGCGAGTGGAGATATTTAGGATTTGATATAAATGCAAACAAATACTCGAACCCTGACTTTCCACTAGATGCCGATAGTGGCAGAAGTCCATCTCAAAAGAACTGGCAGAGTTTAGACTATATATATAAAATGAATATTGAACATCCATCTCCTTATTATTTTAGTGACAAAGAACAAGCAGGAGAATGGTTACAAACAATGGTATGGGTTCGTGACATAGAAAGGGGAGGAAAAACTCCAGATGAATATGACCCAATATGGTTAGCAGAACATTTTCACATACTTTCACCACCAACTGAATATACAGCCGGTTTGGCTCGTGGTTGGCATAAAACATCTGTTGGCAGACTATGGTATGAAACCTTTGTAATGCCACCTAGTGAGAAAATAGAAGTACCAGAAAACCCACCAAGCGTAACAGCAGATTTTGAACTAAAAGATGAAGTATATGTATACCAGGATGTAGGATATAAAGATACTTCATACGCAGAGTATTCAGCTATTGAGTACAGAAAGCTGACTATAACAGGGGATAATGGGTACTCAAATGTTATTGAAAATCAAATACAACCAGATATAAGGCTTACAGAAGGTGTGTATACATTTAAACTTGAGGTATGA
- a CDS encoding HTH domain-containing protein translates to MSKLKKGIEMIILLQVNGKMNIKNLAEKLNMKNRNVRKYKEELIDLGVKIESKIGKDGGYILREPIFTENFIKNFKKSKN, encoded by the coding sequence GTGTCAAAACTAAAAAAAGGGATAGAAATGATTATTTTGCTACAGGTAAATGGTAAAATGAATATAAAGAACTTAGCAGAGAAATTAAATATGAAAAACAGAAATGTTAGAAAATATAAAGAGGAGCTTATAGACTTAGGGGTTAAAATAGAAAGTAAAATAGGAAAGGATGGTGGTTATATACTTCGGGAGCCAATATTTACTGAAAATTTTATTAAGAATTTTAAAAAAAGCAAAAATTGA
- a CDS encoding helix-turn-helix domain-containing protein, whose amino-acid sequence MDILNLYQYKDLKHTTFKILAILYALAKIKPVKINTVRIDYDELMEESGIKSRATIAAAIKELEEKGIISKYRTNYIPSEYMILK is encoded by the coding sequence ATGGATATATTAAATTTATACCAATATAAGGACTTGAAGCACACTACATTTAAAATATTAGCTATATTATACGCTTTAGCTAAAATAAAGCCAGTTAAGATTAATACAGTAAGAATAGACTATGATGAACTCATGGAGGAATCAGGAATAAAAAGCAGAGCAACTATAGCAGCTGCTATAAAAGAGTTAGAAGAAAAAGGCATAATATCAAAGTATAGAACTAATTATATACCTAGTGAGTATATGATTTTAAAATGA
- a CDS encoding tyrosine-type recombinase/integrase: MEVLKGFEKYLQEKDISRKTKKDYITDIKLFIGFINKANEGFKPEYVTELMTIGYKKYMIHEKVYKASTINRKITSLEWFCKYLIQGGYIKENPAEGLETIPQQQIAPKSLKRVEVIRLFNLVFAVNNKRDICIFSILYNTGIRNGELAKLKLKNIEINERSGVIHIENSKRYKSRTISLNKDVRKAISEYLKTRPKIARSQKEYLEEPLLVGERCYMTTSGIYRVVRKYGDMININLTPHTLRHTFIRNLLDQRTDHVTISEITGDSLEMLKIYGKPHREHIERAVESIEITN; the protein is encoded by the coding sequence ATGGAAGTATTAAAAGGTTTTGAAAAGTATCTTCAGGAAAAAGATATATCACGGAAAACAAAGAAGGATTATATAACAGATATAAAATTATTTATTGGATTTATAAATAAAGCAAATGAAGGATTCAAGCCTGAATATGTAACAGAGTTAATGACAATAGGTTACAAAAAATACATGATACATGAAAAGGTATATAAAGCTTCAACCATAAATAGAAAAATAACAAGCTTAGAATGGTTTTGCAAATATTTAATACAAGGAGGATATATTAAAGAAAATCCAGCAGAAGGACTTGAAACTATACCACAACAACAAATAGCTCCAAAATCTCTTAAAAGAGTAGAAGTTATAAGATTATTTAATTTAGTATTCGCAGTTAATAACAAAAGAGATATATGTATATTCAGTATTCTTTACAATACAGGAATTAGAAATGGAGAACTTGCTAAACTTAAACTTAAAAATATCGAAATAAATGAGAGAAGTGGAGTTATACACATTGAAAACAGTAAAAGATATAAAAGTAGAACAATAAGTCTTAATAAGGATGTTAGAAAGGCTATAAGTGAGTACTTGAAAACTAGACCCAAGATAGCACGAAGTCAAAAAGAATACCTGGAAGAACCTTTGTTAGTAGGAGAAAGATGTTATATGACAACCTCAGGCATTTATAGAGTTGTTAGGAAATATGGAGATATGATTAATATAAACTTAACTCCGCATACGCTGAGGCATACATTCATTAGGAACTTATTAGATCAGAGAACAGATCATGTAACAATATCTGAAATAACAGGAGATTCATTAGAAATGTTAAAAATTTATGGCAAACCACATCGAGAACATATAGAAAGAGCAGTAGAAAGCATAGAAATTACAAATTAA
- a CDS encoding aspartyl-phosphate phosphatase Spo0E family protein produces the protein MKDIVKLKKELNKLAVKNINNLISTEIVKKSQILDKLIVKEQRSKLSQIMYKSVQNNHGNNDY, from the coding sequence ATGAAAGATATTGTAAAATTAAAAAAAGAATTAAATAAATTAGCTGTTAAAAACATAAACAATTTAATATCTACAGAGATAGTTAAAAAAAGTCAAATACTAGATAAATTAATAGTTAAAGAGCAAAGAAGCAAATTAAGTCAAATTATGTATAAGAGTGTACAAAATAATCACGGCAACAATGATTACTAA
- a CDS encoding DUF4417 domain-containing protein, producing the protein MCDKNCRDCFALCPERPAGIAYLMSVGGPEIESKGNKKIHLPAHIPILPDVFKEKPRGDIMPVIGLHAGSMFSRNGEKINPKYLNNGYVKALNIAEGTEAVLEFYVKDRTLEGFWDNRKNNYKDLKRMNIKAIISPNFSVYEDAPRLVHLYNIKRTTIVYNEMLEAGLNAIPDVSWYSLKDLDKWIREIKRNKVKMIAFSFQVVDVRLKASNIWKNYLTGFRYLCKNIDPEIEILIIGITSSRRVKEIHAVAFGHRIIVLNQSAFVQSRRGMLFEGRNKNTEFTKDDIFHRNIMYFNKLYEDMNLKHNLGGEKNA; encoded by the coding sequence ATGTGTGACAAGAATTGTCGAGATTGTTTTGCTTTATGTCCTGAAAGACCAGCAGGGATAGCGTATTTAATGAGCGTGGGAGGACCTGAAATAGAAAGTAAGGGAAATAAAAAAATTCATTTACCGGCCCATATACCTATTCTTCCTGATGTATTTAAAGAAAAACCTAGGGGAGATATAATGCCTGTAATAGGACTACATGCAGGAAGTATGTTTTCAAGAAATGGAGAAAAGATTAATCCAAAGTATCTAAATAATGGATATGTAAAGGCTTTAAACATAGCTGAAGGTACAGAAGCAGTTCTAGAGTTTTATGTTAAAGATAGAACTCTTGAAGGATTTTGGGATAATAGAAAAAATAATTACAAAGATTTAAAAAGAATGAATATAAAGGCAATAATATCACCAAATTTCTCAGTTTATGAAGATGCTCCTAGACTAGTCCATTTATACAACATAAAAAGGACTACAATAGTATATAATGAAATGCTTGAAGCTGGACTAAACGCAATTCCTGATGTAAGTTGGTATAGTTTGAAAGATTTGGATAAATGGATTAGGGAGATTAAAAGAAATAAGGTCAAAATGATAGCTTTTTCATTCCAGGTAGTAGATGTTAGGTTAAAAGCTTCAAACATATGGAAAAACTATTTAACAGGCTTTAGATATCTATGCAAGAACATAGATCCGGAGATAGAGATCTTAATAATAGGCATAACATCATCCCGCCGAGTAAAAGAAATTCATGCAGTTGCCTTTGGACATCGGATAATAGTTTTAAATCAATCAGCTTTTGTTCAGAGTAGACGAGGGATGCTATTTGAAGGAAGAAATAAGAATACAGAGTTTACAAAGGATGATATTTTTCACAGAAATATTATGTACTTTAACAAGTTGTATGAAGATATGAACTTAAAGCATAATTTAGGAGGTGAAAAAAATGCCTAA
- a CDS encoding amidoligase family protein: MHYRIRGEECRHIQAANIARGQLQEEYNIPDSPIGQGNININEALQNQQNMDQIAEENRRALTGEYEDEGHFYCDNVEEFGVALERLKNVPLPYDRANALNGSNITFGIELEFVDGDSDAIARELYELGIISEPRMVRYHDSGTPGKWTLERDGSVTSGRRGGELVSPVLRDTPETWEQIEKICEVAKRHGARINYKCGGHVHVSMEPLDTARQRWRRFFKAIKGYEETIYRASGGNEGRIRSGHSYYAMPFNERASYGTRRRVTMESESDVHSLVEDIGNRNRYYGINLTNIHRPDKPNTIEFRYFNGSLDPATIQANIKIAAGIIMASEKVRSKDLRDAPTPETMKRRGNMLNNARNERNNQSLMEFLDIFFSRKRDKEHVLGVLARNTWR; encoded by the coding sequence ATGCATTATAGAATTAGAGGGGAAGAATGCAGACATATACAGGCAGCAAATATAGCAAGAGGACAGCTGCAAGAAGAATATAACATACCAGATTCGCCAATAGGGCAAGGAAACATAAATATAAATGAAGCACTGCAAAATCAGCAAAACATGGATCAAATAGCCGAGGAAAATAGAAGAGCTTTAACGGGAGAATACGAAGATGAAGGACATTTCTATTGTGATAATGTAGAAGAATTTGGAGTTGCATTAGAAAGACTTAAAAATGTGCCTCTTCCGTATGATAGGGCTAATGCTCTAAACGGTTCAAATATAACATTTGGTATAGAACTTGAATTTGTAGATGGAGATTCAGATGCAATAGCAAGAGAATTATATGAATTAGGAATTATATCGGAACCACGAATGGTAAGATATCATGATTCAGGTACACCGGGAAAGTGGACACTTGAAAGAGATGGTTCGGTAACCTCAGGAAGAAGAGGAGGAGAATTAGTATCACCTGTTCTAAGAGATACTCCTGAGACGTGGGAACAAATAGAAAAAATATGTGAAGTAGCTAAAAGACATGGAGCGAGAATAAACTATAAATGTGGTGGACATGTTCATGTGAGTATGGAACCATTAGACACAGCAAGACAAAGGTGGAGGAGATTTTTTAAAGCTATTAAAGGATATGAAGAAACCATCTACAGAGCTTCAGGAGGAAATGAGGGAAGAATAAGAAGTGGACATAGTTATTATGCTATGCCTTTTAACGAAAGAGCTAGCTATGGTACAAGAAGAAGAGTTACAATGGAAAGTGAATCAGATGTTCATAGTTTAGTGGAAGATATAGGGAATCGTAATAGGTATTATGGAATAAATTTAACAAACATACATAGACCAGACAAACCAAATACTATAGAATTTAGATATTTTAATGGGTCATTAGATCCAGCAACAATTCAAGCTAATATAAAGATAGCTGCTGGAATAATTATGGCTTCAGAAAAGGTAAGATCAAAAGATTTAAGGGATGCACCAACACCGGAAACAATGAAAAGAAGAGGGAATATGCTAAACAATGCTAGAAATGAAAGAAATAATCAATCATTGATGGAATTTTTAGATATCTTTTTTTCAAGAAAAAGAGACAAAGAACATGTATTAGGAGTTCTAGCAAGGAATACATGGAGATAA
- a CDS encoding gamma-glutamylcyclotransferase family protein yields MYKMFVYGTLMKRHSNHDFLKNQRFIGKGLLKGYKMYRVVISFPGIVKSSQIEDVVIGEVYEIDKKTLQNLDKLEGEGHMYKRVKENIILEDNKELEAYVYEWVRQC; encoded by the coding sequence ATGTATAAAATGTTTGTATATGGAACTTTAATGAAAAGACATTCGAACCATGACTTTTTAAAGAATCAAAGGTTTATAGGAAAGGGATTATTAAAAGGATATAAAATGTATAGAGTAGTAATTTCATTCCCTGGCATAGTAAAGTCTAGTCAGATAGAAGATGTTGTTATAGGAGAGGTCTATGAAATCGATAAAAAAACATTGCAGAACTTAGATAAACTCGAAGGAGAAGGACATATGTATAAAAGAGTTAAAGAAAATATTATACTGGAAGACAATAAAGAATTGGAAGCTTATGTATATGAATGGGTTAGGCAGTGTTAG
- a CDS encoding metal-dependent hydrolase: MKYEEHTAIGITGLLILSKIKILGLDVNIVSILTTGIASILADLDHLESRISNKMYSGISRAITNLLSLVIPTVLAVISYIQFNKWNNIYRSSTSSWNPFVVGLVVFAISNLLIREQYQVIKKIVAYGVAFGLIAYGIYKENRILISIGLFIGTYILTEHRSGVTHSILSAIITTLIVLKIDIKYNLNLTRYVLLGYLLHILSDCFTTRGCPIFFLL, from the coding sequence TTGAAATATGAAGAGCATACTGCAATAGGAATAACTGGACTATTAATATTGTCTAAAATAAAAATACTTGGATTAGATGTAAACATAGTATCAATACTAACAACAGGAATAGCTTCGATATTAGCTGATTTGGACCATCTGGAAAGCAGAATATCAAATAAGATGTATTCAGGCATATCAAGAGCAATAACTAATCTATTGAGCTTGGTTATACCTACAGTACTAGCAGTAATAAGCTATATTCAATTTAATAAGTGGAATAATATATATAGATCCTCTACTAGTTCATGGAATCCATTTGTTGTAGGATTAGTTGTTTTTGCTATATCAAATTTATTAATTAGAGAACAGTACCAGGTAATAAAAAAAATAGTAGCATATGGGGTGGCTTTTGGATTAATAGCTTATGGAATTTATAAAGAGAACAGAATATTGATAAGTATTGGTTTGTTTATAGGAACATATATATTAACCGAACATAGGAGCGGAGTAACACATTCAATATTAAGTGCAATCATAACAACCTTAATAGTATTAAAGATAGATATAAAATATAATTTGAATTTGACTAGATATGTACTGTTGGGATATTTACTGCATATATTATCTGATTGCTTTACAACCAGAGGATGCCCTATATTTTTCCTTTTATAA